ACATGATTTATGGCGGGATGGGTATTTGACCGTTGCTGTTATACAATTTGCGCTTGTGGTTGTACTGTTTATTACGCTTCCATTGTGGAAGCGGATGGAGAAAGTACAGAGTCATGCAGTGAAAGAAGGACAGGGGCCTCAAGATAAACTGTATGATGCTGGGTCTACTGAGCAGCCGATGCGAATGAAGGGCGTTAAGATAACCTTAATGACATTCCTCTTCTATTGCGGTGCTGAAGCAACAGTGGGATTATGGGGTAGCAGCTTTTTGGTAAACGCAAAGGATTTATCGGCGGCAGTGGCAGCACAGTGGGTATCCATGTATTACGGTGGCATTACAGTAGGGCGATTTATCACTGGATTTGTTACTTTAAAAGTAAGTAATCGTGTCCTGATTCGCAGTGGACTGCTAATTGCTCTGGCTGGAGCATTGCTGCTTATCCTGCCATTACCAACTTTCTATTCACTTATCGGATTTATGTTAATTGGCTTTGGCTTCGCGCCTATATATCCTTGTATGTTGCATGCAACCCCTGAGCGCTTTGGCAAAGAGCAAACGCAAAAGCTTATGGGCTACCAGATGGCGGTTGCTTACACAGGTACAACGCTGCTGCCTCCGCTACTTGGTTGGATTGCTGCGCAGACGACGATCACTATATTACCATTTTTCGTGGCGATTTATATTGCGGTCATGCTGTTTGGTTCCGAAAGAGTCAACCGGATCATGAAGCTGCGTTCGCTTCGCTCGGAAACGGCTTCTACCAATCACTCGATAAACGCATAGAAATGCTGACAATGAATACACGGTCTCTCATAAGTACGCTGAACTTTTGGGAGGCTTTTTTCTACCGATAAAAAGATGTCCTGCCTATACCAATTATCGAATA
Above is a window of Paenibacillus uliginis N3/975 DNA encoding:
- a CDS encoding MFS transporter yields the protein MATLFLIIIYLSFISLGLPDSLLGAAWPVIQADFGAPFGVAGVLSIIIAAGTIVSSLASGAVLKRLGTGQVTLISCFMTAAALLGFYFAPSIIWLMVLALPLGLGAGSVDAALNNYVATHYKAHHMSWLHCFWGVGATLGPIIMSGFIREHDLWRDGYLTVAVIQFALVVVLFITLPLWKRMEKVQSHAVKEGQGPQDKLYDAGSTEQPMRMKGVKITLMTFLFYCGAEATVGLWGSSFLVNAKDLSAAVAAQWVSMYYGGITVGRFITGFVTLKVSNRVLIRSGLLIALAGALLLILPLPTFYSLIGFMLIGFGFAPIYPCMLHATPERFGKEQTQKLMGYQMAVAYTGTTLLPPLLGWIAAQTTITILPFFVAIYIAVMLFGSERVNRIMKLRSLRSETASTNHSINA